In Cololabis saira isolate AMF1-May2022 chromosome 14, fColSai1.1, whole genome shotgun sequence, a single genomic region encodes these proteins:
- the ccdc15 gene encoding coiled-coil domain-containing protein 15, which translates to MSVDRVKTSTDRKKNVSSLSQTKEHRPFRASKVLAERSPAVVAVGAWVEAGEELPEHPATLALLTEELLARRRREEEERLRRFQDEVRHRVAQRTQVYKKRQHAQTPPAVKTHHKSPGKIQISERSTPQQKRSSVEPREGVRHARLRLAACQMVQDEEMASDLPGGRWNISPVRHRAESRVLRAEEDVLGEKDQEKEDEDHLFTDHHLCPFVQQKVGGHAQWDPDELNLRPGSSLSIPPVLWPLTEEDELRKQRQSQFLMHRRLFMNMERQQVKENKQHRKHLKRTARIKAEKEQLRMKEERRLERAQQIDEARKKLEKRELLILERLKLEEEETAAQLQRSKQEEKGKKAGRSVEALRAQMKERLSHAKLELPPLCYCASSFWDSHPNTCANNCVFHNNPKAYARALHSTMANLTLQ; encoded by the exons ATGAGTGTGGACCGGGTTAAAACCTCGACAGACCGCAAGAAAAACGTCTCATCATTGAGCCAGACCAAGGAACACAGACCCTTCCGAGCCAGCAAGGTGCTGGCGGAGAGGAGCCCGGCGGTGGTGGCGGTGGGAGCCTGGGTGGAGGCAGGAGAGGAGCTGCCGGAGCACCCGGCG ACTCTGGCTTTGTTAACCGAGGAGCTGCTGGCCAGAAggagaagggaggaagaagagcGCCTCAGACGTTTTCAAGATGAAGTACGTCACCGTGTGGCACAGCGAACTCAAGTCTACAAGAAAAGACAGCATGCTCAGACACCTCCAGCG GTCAAAACTCACCACAAATCACCCGGTAAAATACAGATATCTGAAAGAAGTACTCCACAACAGAAGAGGAGCTCTGTTGAG CCGAGGGAAGGTGTGAGGCATGCCAGACTCAGACTGGCTGCATGTCAGATGGTCCAGGATGAGGAAATGGCCTCAGATCTTCCTGGAGGCAGATGGAATATCTCTCCAGTCAGACAT AGGGCTGAATCACGTGTGCTGAGAGCAGAGGAGGATGTTCTGGGAGAGAAAGATCAGgaaaaggaagatgaagatCATCTCTTCACCGATCACCATTTATGCCCCTTTGTTCAGCagaag gtggGAGGACATGCTCAATGGGATCCTGATGAATTGAATCTGCGTCCTGGTTCCAGCTTGAGCATCCCACCAGTTCTCTGGCCTCTGACAGAGGAAGACGAGCTGAGGAAACAG CGTCAATCTCAATTTCTGATGCACCGCCGTCTGTTCATGAATATGGAAAGACAGCAAGTGAAGGAAAACAAACAGCACAGGAAGCACCTGAAGAGGACAGCAAG GATCAAAGCAGAGAAAGAACAACTCCGTATGAAGGAAGAGAGGCGGTTGGAGAGAGCTCAGCAGATTGACGAGGCCAGAAAGAAGCTGGAGAAGCGAGAGCTGCTGATTTTAGAGCGATTGAAgcttgaggaggaggagacggcaGCACAGCTGCAGAGAAGTaaacaagaggaaaaaggaaaaaaagcggGAAG GTCCGTTGAGGCTCTGAGAGCTCAGATGAAGGAGCGGCTGTCTCATGCCAAGCTGGAGCTTCCTCCTCTCTGCTACTGCGCATCCTCTTTCTGGGACTCGCACCCTAACACCTGCGCTAACAACTGTGTGTTCCACAACAATCCCAAAG cTTATGCCCGGGCCCTTCATTCAACAATGGCGAATTTGACGTTACAGTAG